A single window of Candidatus Flexicrinis affinis DNA harbors:
- a CDS encoding ABC transporter substrate-binding protein — protein MSRKLLASVIVLMLLFTSLSVVAQDVPAQGGSITIGLQAGSNVWTRNFSPFKAGEFDARDLIYEPLIVWNPVDYSTPNYWLATGYTYSDDLQSLTFALREGVLWSDGEAFTADDVVFTAQMLLDNPPMDAVSFNIGTVAASVEKVDDYTVTFGLKGVNTLAHTLLSAMNTVPEHIWSSVEKPAEYVVETPVGTGPFTEVANFQDQEFTLCRNPNYWQEGRPYLDCVNFPALNGNQAIALALLDGSVEWAGINFPDEASFANANPENHHYYYWTGGATQYLVLNTTKAPLDDPQFRIAVSMLIDYDFVVDVGMEGATQRSSATGFSFTQGDVINEEALALAEQTGFASYDFERGTALLDELGYVDANGDGFRDHPDGSPLQLSLQAVNGFTAWVASTQIMAQAFQDAGLNISQTTLDFGAAVTAMRTGEFDLAMWFATAGVTPWTFYRDMLYSPLIDAEGVTSSAWPRWTSARSDELLEQFTQTTDTDVQAAIIDELQTIYVENAVAIPMWDGPMWYNWNDTDIAGFPTEDNYYATGAVTRNNTMQTRLIVLNELYQK, from the coding sequence ATGTCGCGTAAGTTATTGGCAAGTGTGATTGTTCTCATGCTGCTATTCACCAGCTTGAGCGTGGTAGCGCAAGACGTGCCGGCTCAGGGCGGCTCAATCACTATCGGTTTACAGGCTGGCAGCAACGTCTGGACGCGCAACTTCAGCCCGTTCAAGGCTGGCGAATTTGATGCGAGAGACTTGATTTACGAACCGCTGATTGTGTGGAACCCGGTCGACTACAGCACACCGAACTATTGGCTGGCCACCGGCTACACGTATTCCGACGACCTGCAGTCGCTGACCTTCGCGCTGCGGGAGGGTGTGCTGTGGAGCGACGGCGAGGCCTTCACGGCCGACGATGTCGTGTTCACGGCGCAAATGCTGCTCGACAACCCGCCGATGGATGCCGTCTCGTTCAACATCGGGACAGTCGCTGCAAGCGTCGAAAAGGTCGACGACTACACGGTGACGTTCGGTTTGAAGGGCGTGAACACGCTGGCGCACACGCTCCTCAGCGCCATGAATACCGTGCCAGAACACATCTGGTCGTCCGTCGAAAAGCCGGCGGAATACGTCGTCGAGACCCCGGTGGGCACCGGCCCGTTCACGGAAGTGGCCAACTTCCAAGATCAGGAGTTCACGCTGTGCCGTAATCCGAACTACTGGCAAGAAGGCCGGCCGTATCTGGATTGCGTCAACTTCCCGGCGCTGAACGGCAATCAGGCGATCGCGCTGGCGCTGCTCGACGGCAGTGTCGAGTGGGCCGGCATCAACTTCCCGGACGAAGCCAGCTTCGCCAACGCGAACCCGGAGAATCATCACTACTACTACTGGACGGGCGGGGCGACACAGTACCTCGTGCTGAACACGACCAAGGCGCCGTTGGACGACCCGCAGTTCCGGATCGCCGTCAGTATGCTGATCGATTACGACTTCGTCGTAGATGTCGGCATGGAGGGCGCGACGCAGCGGAGCAGCGCGACCGGTTTCTCCTTCACGCAGGGTGATGTTATCAACGAAGAGGCGCTCGCGCTCGCCGAGCAGACCGGCTTCGCCAGCTACGACTTCGAGCGCGGTACGGCTCTGCTCGATGAATTGGGCTACGTCGACGCCAATGGCGATGGCTTCCGCGACCACCCCGACGGCTCGCCGCTACAGCTCAGTCTGCAGGCGGTAAACGGCTTTACCGCGTGGGTCGCCAGCACGCAGATCATGGCGCAGGCGTTCCAGGATGCCGGCCTCAACATCAGCCAAACCACACTGGACTTCGGCGCAGCAGTGACAGCGATGCGCACCGGCGAATTCGACCTTGCGATGTGGTTTGCTACGGCAGGTGTCACTCCGTGGACGTTCTACCGCGACATGCTGTACAGCCCGCTGATCGACGCTGAAGGCGTGACGAGTTCGGCATGGCCGCGTTGGACCAGCGCACGCAGCGACGAACTGCTGGAGCAGTTTACGCAGACCACGGACACGGATGTGCAGGCCGCCATCATCGACGAGCTTCAGACGATCTATGTCGAAAACGCGGTCGCCATCCCGATGTGGGACGGGCCGATGTGGTACAACTGGAACGACACCGACATCGCCGGTTTCCCGACTGAGGACAACTACTATGCGACGGGTGCCGTCACGCGGAACAACACCATGCAGACACGATTGATCGTCCTCAACGAGCTGTATCAGAAGTAG
- a CDS encoding ABC transporter ATP-binding protein — translation MTSNESILEAVSLRKVFHTGGVFNRKEVIAVDNVSLALRPRHAVALVGQSGSGKSTMIRMLAKLYNPTSGSILYEGKDVTAGRGHRDIFDYRSKVQMIFQDPFGSLNSTQKVDYHLRRPLRLHGKVKNMRDERLRIGELLERVSLTPVDEFAKKYPHQLSGGQRQRVAIARALAIEPRVILADEPVSMLDVSIRISILNLMAKLRDEENIAFLFVTHDLSSARYFSDEILIMHKGKIVERGASGEVIENPQDDYTRLLLSSIADPSRVF, via the coding sequence ATGACCAGTAACGAATCCATTCTCGAGGCGGTCAGCCTGCGGAAAGTGTTCCATACCGGCGGCGTGTTCAACCGCAAAGAAGTGATCGCGGTCGACAATGTTTCGCTCGCGCTGCGCCCCCGCCATGCCGTCGCGTTGGTCGGTCAAAGCGGCAGCGGCAAGAGCACCATGATCCGCATGCTGGCGAAGCTGTACAACCCCACCTCTGGTTCGATTCTATACGAGGGCAAGGACGTTACAGCCGGGCGTGGACACCGCGACATCTTCGACTACCGCAGCAAGGTCCAGATGATCTTTCAGGACCCGTTTGGCTCATTGAACTCTACGCAGAAGGTCGACTATCACCTGCGACGCCCGCTGCGCTTGCACGGCAAGGTCAAGAACATGCGGGACGAAAGGCTGCGGATCGGAGAGCTGCTGGAGCGCGTCTCGCTCACGCCGGTCGACGAGTTCGCTAAGAAGTATCCGCATCAGTTGAGCGGCGGGCAGCGTCAGCGCGTCGCCATTGCGCGGGCGCTCGCGATCGAGCCACGAGTCATTCTCGCCGATGAGCCGGTGTCGATGTTGGATGTTTCCATCCGCATCAGCATCCTCAATCTGATGGCGAAGCTGCGCGATGAAGAAAACATCGCATTTCTGTTCGTCACCCACGACCTTTCCAGCGCCCGCTACTTCTCGGACGAAATCCTGATCATGCACAAGGGCAAGATCGTCGAGCGCGGCGCCAGCGGCGAGGTGATCGAGAATCCGCAGGACGACTATACTCGTCTGCTGCTGTCGTCGATCGCCGATCCATCGCGGGTCTTCTAG
- a CDS encoding dipeptide/oligopeptide/nickel ABC transporter permease/ATP-binding protein: protein MTLTQPTTPTKRAARLWASLPDWVATLLSNPRAMVGLIILLALVLIAIFAPQIAPYQPDRIVARRDLPPSSDHVLGTTSLGQDVFSQMVFGTRISLTVGFATGTLVVLIAMTIGITSGLIGGRIDNVVSMIVNVVLVIPQLPLIIVIASWARNTGPITIILVLAATGWAFGARVLRAQALALRNSEHVTSARLIGEPVWRIVFFEMLPSMISLVVAAWIGAVIFAILSQAALEFIGLGDPAVVSWGTILYWAQNNTALISGRWWTFVPPGLAIATVGLALTLINYSIDEITNPRLRRIRIPKDAVKAPEKNGSEAKPSDNDSLVHIHGLNVDYWTVSGPVRAADNVSFDIRPNEVFGLAGESGCGKSTVAYAISRLHFPPAIISGGRIFVDGQDVLAIPDRHLNKFRWDAVSIVFQSAMNSLNPVITVGEQFVDVIQAHRGMDRKAALKRGRELLEMVELDPDLIDSYPHQLSGGMRQRVVIAIALALNPKLLIMDEPTTALDVIVERQILQRVKVLQREFGFSILFITHDLSLLIEFSDRIGIMYAGELVEVAPAKLLYTNPQHPYTRRLMNAFPSIHDDRTGRYGIEGTPPDLRTPPTGCRFHPRCDVAVAGLCDVAAPPIVSADDRFARCHLLEEHSLPASSLKEPQDDQ from the coding sequence ATGACCTTGACTCAACCCACGACACCCACAAAGCGCGCGGCCCGACTATGGGCGTCGCTGCCGGATTGGGTCGCCACCCTATTGAGCAATCCGCGCGCGATGGTCGGGCTGATTATCCTGCTCGCGCTCGTGCTCATCGCAATCTTCGCGCCCCAGATCGCCCCCTACCAACCGGATCGCATCGTGGCGCGCCGCGACCTTCCGCCGAGCAGTGACCACGTGCTAGGGACCACGTCGCTCGGGCAGGACGTTTTCTCGCAGATGGTCTTCGGGACACGGATTTCATTGACCGTCGGATTTGCCACAGGCACGCTGGTCGTCCTGATCGCAATGACGATTGGCATCACGAGCGGTCTGATCGGCGGGCGCATCGACAACGTCGTCTCGATGATCGTGAACGTGGTGCTGGTCATCCCACAATTGCCTCTGATCATCGTGATCGCGAGCTGGGCGCGGAACACCGGTCCCATCACGATCATTCTGGTGCTGGCGGCGACCGGTTGGGCATTCGGCGCGCGCGTTCTTAGAGCGCAGGCGCTGGCGCTCCGCAACAGCGAGCACGTTACCTCTGCGCGTCTGATCGGCGAGCCGGTTTGGCGGATCGTCTTTTTCGAGATGCTGCCGAGCATGATCTCGCTGGTCGTCGCCGCTTGGATTGGCGCGGTGATCTTCGCGATTCTGTCGCAGGCGGCGCTTGAGTTCATCGGCTTGGGCGATCCAGCGGTGGTCAGTTGGGGCACGATCCTGTATTGGGCGCAGAACAACACCGCGCTGATCTCCGGTCGTTGGTGGACGTTTGTGCCGCCCGGTTTGGCGATCGCGACGGTTGGCCTCGCGCTCACGCTCATTAACTACTCGATTGACGAAATCACAAACCCGCGCCTGCGGCGGATCCGCATACCCAAAGATGCGGTGAAGGCACCCGAAAAGAACGGGAGCGAGGCCAAGCCATCGGACAACGATAGTCTGGTCCATATCCACGGCCTCAACGTGGATTATTGGACGGTGTCCGGCCCTGTTCGCGCCGCGGACAACGTCTCGTTCGACATTCGTCCAAACGAGGTGTTCGGCCTTGCCGGTGAAAGCGGATGCGGAAAGTCGACCGTCGCCTACGCGATCTCCCGCCTGCACTTTCCGCCAGCTATCATCTCCGGAGGAAGAATCTTCGTCGACGGGCAGGACGTGCTGGCGATCCCCGACAGGCATCTCAACAAGTTCCGTTGGGACGCTGTTTCGATCGTGTTCCAAAGCGCGATGAACTCCCTCAACCCCGTCATCACGGTCGGCGAGCAGTTCGTCGACGTCATCCAAGCGCATCGGGGCATGGACCGCAAGGCGGCGCTCAAACGCGGCCGCGAGCTCCTCGAGATGGTGGAGCTAGACCCCGACCTGATCGACAGCTATCCTCACCAGTTGAGCGGCGGAATGCGTCAGCGGGTCGTGATTGCCATCGCGCTTGCGCTCAACCCGAAGCTCCTGATCATGGATGAGCCTACCACCGCACTTGACGTGATCGTCGAGCGGCAAATCTTGCAGCGCGTGAAGGTCCTTCAGCGCGAATTCGGGTTTTCGATCCTCTTCATCACCCACGACTTGTCGCTGTTGATCGAGTTCTCCGACCGTATCGGCATCATGTATGCAGGGGAATTGGTCGAGGTCGCGCCGGCAAAGTTACTCTATACCAACCCTCAGCACCCTTACACGCGCCGCTTGATGAATGCGTTCCCGTCGATCCATGACGACCGCACGGGCCGGTACGGCATCGAAGGAACGCCGCCCGATCTGCGGACACCCCCGACCGGATGCCGCTTCCACCCGCGCTGCGATGTCGCAGTTGCCGGGCTGTGCGATGTTGCCGCGCCGCCCATCGTCTCTGCTGATGACCGTTTCGCCCGGTGCCACCTGCTGGAAGAGCACAGCTTGCCGGCGAGTTCGCTGAAAGAGCCGCAAGATGACCAGTAA
- a CDS encoding ABC transporter permease, protein MNYLLRRLGFYLIAALLAIIINFFLPRMMAGDPVDVMLAGFDTSSLTPEAIDQLREAFGFIDAPLPEQFVTYVSNILQGNFGVSVSRYPTKVVDILGVALRWTLLMTGTALVLTFSVGVLLGIQAAWKRGGFVDTYVLPFGAIMGAIPYFWVALIALYVFALQLGWFPLGRAEASGIPADWSNPNYVMGVVYHLALPVLTLLIAGFRSWMMGMRNNMVAVIAQDYITMAIAKGLPDRRVKYQYAARNAILPSLTGFALALGFLLGGSLLTEVVFSYPGVGLTLLNAVNTRDYPVMQGIFLILTIMVLLANFIADSLYILLDPRTRS, encoded by the coding sequence ATGAACTATCTTCTGCGGCGTCTGGGTTTTTACTTGATTGCGGCGCTGCTTGCCATCATCATCAATTTCTTCCTGCCACGCATGATGGCCGGCGACCCGGTCGACGTGATGCTCGCCGGGTTTGACACATCTTCGCTCACGCCGGAAGCCATCGATCAACTGCGCGAAGCATTTGGCTTCATCGATGCGCCGCTTCCCGAGCAGTTCGTCACTTACGTCTCGAACATCCTGCAAGGCAATTTCGGCGTCTCAGTGTCGCGTTATCCCACGAAGGTCGTCGACATCCTCGGAGTCGCACTGCGCTGGACGCTCTTAATGACCGGCACAGCGCTCGTCCTCACCTTCAGTGTGGGCGTGCTACTCGGCATCCAGGCGGCATGGAAGCGCGGTGGATTCGTAGACACCTACGTGCTGCCGTTCGGCGCCATCATGGGGGCAATCCCGTACTTCTGGGTCGCTCTGATTGCGTTGTACGTGTTCGCGCTGCAGCTCGGTTGGTTCCCGCTCGGACGGGCCGAGGCCAGCGGAATCCCGGCCGACTGGTCGAACCCGAACTACGTCATGGGAGTCGTGTATCACCTCGCGCTCCCGGTCCTGACGCTGCTGATTGCCGGATTCCGCAGTTGGATGATGGGCATGCGCAACAACATGGTGGCGGTCATCGCGCAGGATTACATCACCATGGCGATCGCGAAAGGGCTGCCCGATCGCCGAGTCAAATACCAGTACGCAGCACGTAATGCGATCTTGCCAAGCTTGACGGGCTTCGCGCTCGCGCTCGGCTTCTTGTTGGGCGGGTCGCTTCTGACGGAGGTCGTCTTCTCCTACCCCGGTGTTGGCCTTACGCTGCTCAACGCGGTCAACACGCGCGACTATCCGGTCATGCAAGGCATTTTCCTGATCTTGACCATCATGGTACTGCTCGCCAATTTCATCGCCGATTCGTTGTATATCCTGCTCGACCCACGCACCCGTTCATAG
- a CDS encoding FadR family transcriptional regulator yields the protein MRSRLNLRQRILYDLGEKIVLGHYLPGNVLPRENDLADHYDVSRTVIREAVKGLAARGLLSSRRNVGATVNPRSEWQWIDGDVIAWALSNKQNRADVLLYLYEAFAVINPAVIENVALNATPEEHKQVWAAFRQLEASQQGDIEDWDRAIGEWYIVLHRICRSPILQSIAMRVNEIFRSNLHDLTATRLALSSPHVNLPWTHSSAEALQHHRQICQCIELQDSDMAFIIARRLFRAVLYNVRILCSDPQVRKLIETAL from the coding sequence ATGCGTAGTCGTTTGAACTTGCGCCAGCGAATTCTGTACGATCTCGGCGAGAAGATTGTGCTGGGCCATTACTTGCCGGGGAATGTGCTTCCACGTGAGAACGATCTGGCCGATCATTACGACGTCAGCCGGACGGTCATCCGCGAAGCCGTCAAAGGGCTGGCCGCGCGCGGGCTGTTGTCGTCCCGCCGCAATGTCGGCGCGACCGTCAACCCACGCAGTGAGTGGCAGTGGATCGACGGCGACGTGATCGCATGGGCGTTGTCCAATAAGCAGAACCGCGCGGATGTCCTTCTGTACTTGTATGAAGCGTTCGCAGTCATCAATCCTGCGGTGATCGAGAACGTTGCCCTCAATGCGACCCCGGAGGAACACAAGCAGGTTTGGGCCGCGTTCAGGCAGCTTGAGGCAAGTCAGCAGGGCGACATCGAGGACTGGGACCGCGCGATCGGCGAGTGGTACATCGTCCTGCACAGGATATGCCGCAGTCCGATCCTCCAGAGCATCGCGATGCGTGTGAACGAGATCTTCCGGTCCAACCTGCACGATCTTACGGCGACGCGGCTCGCACTTAGTTCTCCCCACGTCAACCTTCCGTGGACGCACAGTTCTGCCGAGGCGCTCCAGCATCACCGGCAGATTTGCCAGTGTATCGAACTCCAAGACAGCGACATGGCGTTCATCATCGCGCGCAGGTTGTTCCGGGCCGTGCTGTACAACGTGCGCATCCTCTGCAGCGATCCGCAGGTTCGTAAACTGATCGAGACGGCGCTGTGA
- a CDS encoding anaerobic sulfatase maturase, with the protein MTDFSPSVPAFHVMTKPRGAICNLDCKYCYFLSKERLYPDSDFRMSETLLEEYTRQLIEAHRVPEVTFAWQGGEPTLMGLDFYRQAVAYQQKHKRPGMRIFNALQTNAVTLNDDWCRFFAENNFLIGASLDGPQALHDAYRVDKGGAPTFDRVMRGIRLLQQHRVEFNILTTVHAANADHPLEIYRFLRDEVGTSFIQFIPIVERDNATGFQEGNQVTDRSVSAEQYGRFLIRIFDEWVRRDVGRVYVQIFDVALAGWSGHSPGLCIFEETCGTALAMEHNGDVYSCDHFVEPMHLVGNIVDIPLSEIVTSDKQRAFGLAKRDSLPQYCRECDVRFICNGGCPKDRFIRTPDGEDGLNYLCAGFKAFFTHIDRPMRFMANELAHRRPPANVMLYMQQEGEKLQAAFARAGRNDPCPCGSGLKFKKCHGRRLPDRQAVR; encoded by the coding sequence ATGACCGACTTCTCACCCTCTGTCCCCGCCTTCCATGTAATGACCAAGCCGCGTGGGGCGATCTGCAACCTCGATTGCAAGTACTGCTACTTTCTCAGCAAGGAACGCCTGTATCCCGACAGTGATTTCCGCATGAGCGAAACGCTGCTCGAGGAATACACCCGCCAACTCATCGAGGCGCATAGAGTGCCTGAGGTGACGTTTGCATGGCAAGGTGGCGAGCCGACACTGATGGGACTGGACTTCTATCGGCAGGCGGTCGCCTACCAGCAAAAGCACAAGCGTCCCGGAATGCGCATCTTCAACGCCCTGCAAACCAACGCCGTGACGTTGAACGACGACTGGTGCCGCTTTTTCGCTGAGAACAACTTCCTGATCGGCGCGAGCCTCGACGGGCCGCAGGCGCTGCACGACGCGTATCGGGTCGACAAGGGCGGCGCGCCCACGTTTGACCGCGTGATGCGCGGCATCCGTCTGCTTCAGCAGCATCGCGTCGAGTTCAATATATTGACGACCGTGCACGCGGCCAATGCCGATCACCCGCTGGAGATCTATCGTTTTCTCCGTGACGAGGTCGGGACGTCGTTCATCCAGTTCATCCCAATTGTGGAACGCGACAACGCGACAGGGTTTCAGGAGGGCAATCAGGTCACCGACCGTTCGGTCAGCGCGGAGCAGTACGGCAGGTTCTTGATCCGCATCTTTGATGAATGGGTGCGGCGCGATGTCGGACGCGTCTACGTGCAGATCTTCGACGTGGCGCTGGCGGGGTGGTCAGGGCATAGCCCCGGCCTATGCATCTTCGAGGAGACGTGCGGCACGGCGCTGGCGATGGAGCACAATGGCGATGTGTACTCGTGCGATCACTTTGTCGAGCCGATGCATTTGGTCGGCAACATCGTCGATATTCCGCTCAGCGAGATCGTCACCAGCGACAAGCAGCGCGCGTTCGGCCTCGCCAAGCGCGATAGCTTGCCGCAGTACTGCCGCGAGTGCGACGTGCGGTTCATCTGTAACGGTGGGTGCCCAAAAGACCGCTTCATCCGGACGCCGGATGGCGAAGATGGGCTGAATTACCTGTGCGCGGGGTTCAAGGCGTTCTTCACGCACATCGACCGCCCGATGCGCTTTATGGCGAACGAGTTGGCGCACCGCCGTCCGCCTGCCAACGTGATGCTGTACATGCAGCAAGAAGGCGAGAAGCTTCAGGCCGCTTTCGCGCGGGCCGGGCGCAACGATCCGTGCCCGTGCGGCAGTGGGTTGAAATTCAAGAAGTGTCACGGCCGCCGTCTTCCGGATCGACAGGCCGTGCGCTGA
- a CDS encoding LacI family DNA-binding transcriptional regulator, whose translation MKKQTRKLTLEDIGKQVGVSRATVSRVINNYPHITPDVRERVQQVIRETGFRPNKIARSLASDRSGVIGLVIPHVASTILTNPYFLYLINSITSATNRNDLTLALFLFHSIDEEQRIAKSIFNADLVDGVIVTADRREESFVEQLVEHGVPLVFIGKPEPGVHVPFVNVDNEAGAMLATDHLIKRSRRRVAAVTARYNTAGDDRYLGYLNALKANGIPYDERLVAEGDFTQESGYRAMKALLKESPDAVFVSSDIMALGAQRAIREAGLRIPEDIAVVGFDDLPQASHAEPPLTTVHQPIAELGPIAVEMLMHAIAKPHDALASRVLPVELVVRES comes from the coding sequence GTGAAAAAGCAAACGCGCAAACTAACTCTTGAGGATATCGGCAAACAGGTCGGCGTTTCACGCGCCACCGTGTCGCGCGTCATCAATAATTATCCGCACATCACACCAGATGTTCGAGAGCGCGTACAACAGGTTATCCGCGAGACCGGGTTTCGCCCAAACAAGATTGCGCGATCGCTCGCGTCTGATCGATCCGGCGTGATCGGGTTGGTCATTCCCCATGTGGCCAGCACCATTCTGACCAACCCCTACTTCCTGTACCTCATCAACAGCATAACCAGCGCGACGAACCGAAACGATCTCACGCTCGCGCTCTTCCTCTTCCACTCCATCGACGAAGAACAGCGCATCGCAAAGTCGATTTTCAACGCGGACCTTGTGGATGGGGTGATCGTTACGGCGGACCGGCGCGAAGAATCATTTGTCGAGCAGCTTGTGGAACATGGCGTACCGCTGGTGTTCATCGGCAAGCCTGAGCCGGGCGTGCACGTGCCGTTCGTCAATGTGGATAACGAAGCGGGGGCGATGCTGGCGACGGACCATCTCATCAAGCGCAGTCGGCGCCGCGTTGCCGCAGTCACCGCGCGTTACAACACAGCGGGCGATGACCGCTATCTCGGGTACCTGAATGCGCTCAAGGCGAATGGCATCCCGTACGACGAGCGCCTTGTCGCTGAAGGCGATTTTACGCAGGAGAGCGGCTACCGGGCCATGAAGGCGCTCTTGAAGGAGTCCCCCGATGCGGTCTTCGTTTCGTCGGACATCATGGCGCTCGGTGCGCAGCGGGCGATCCGTGAGGCCGGGTTGCGCATCCCCGAGGACATCGCCGTGGTCGGTTTCGACGATCTGCCGCAAGCCAGCCACGCGGAACCGCCATTGACCACCGTGCACCAGCCGATCGCCGAGTTAGGGCCGATCGCCGTCGAGATGTTAATGCATGCAATTGCGAAGCCGCATGATGCGCTCGCGTCGCGCGTGCTCCCCGTAGAACTGGTGGTTCGGGAGAGCTAA
- a CDS encoding extracellular solute-binding protein, translating to MNKLRPIAFIVALSLILVLGVQVAAQDAVTLRVLVHQNPPMVEFMEQFNTAFTEKYPNITIDMAVVNANDLATVTQTRLSAGDIDVIDIFGFSNSVQPYMSGATPPNWQVMIEAGLLLDLTGQPFVENYDPVAIRDSGMYGDSVYAINLGRVVYSGIYYNKDMFAEFGVEIPTTWDELVAACEVFTSEGIGCMTAGGADGWPIFVGAYGLLGSLFPDQAAYVEGLWTGDIKFNDEQSLVMWERMKVYAQNMMERGASGIPGDAAPGRFASGAVAMFPGGSWYASAIDAAEPDFEWGYIPFPGSDDPEANAGWFGKYDQGWAIAAGSPNVEASLLYLSEFSEPENYQAFANAVGFIPTQPTATLDTQIGQEIAVYLDNFRVGYEQYWVAPTGTGQWASPFASFFAPFNEWDDAAELADRAQADLQSGLDEVAGD from the coding sequence ATGAACAAGCTACGTCCGATCGCCTTCATCGTAGCACTGAGCCTGATCCTCGTGCTCGGTGTGCAGGTCGCCGCCCAAGACGCGGTCACGCTTCGCGTCCTCGTGCATCAGAACCCGCCGATGGTGGAGTTCATGGAGCAGTTCAACACGGCATTCACCGAGAAGTACCCGAACATCACGATCGACATGGCAGTCGTGAACGCCAACGATCTCGCGACCGTGACCCAGACGCGCCTGTCTGCTGGTGACATCGACGTCATCGACATCTTCGGGTTTTCCAACAGCGTTCAGCCCTACATGAGCGGCGCGACGCCGCCCAACTGGCAGGTGATGATCGAAGCAGGGTTGCTGCTCGATCTGACCGGCCAGCCGTTCGTTGAGAACTACGATCCGGTCGCGATCCGCGATTCCGGCATGTATGGCGACTCGGTCTACGCCATCAACCTTGGCCGCGTGGTCTACAGCGGTATCTACTACAACAAGGACATGTTCGCTGAGTTCGGCGTCGAGATTCCGACCACATGGGACGAACTTGTTGCAGCGTGCGAAGTCTTCACGAGTGAAGGCATCGGCTGTATGACGGCTGGCGGCGCCGATGGTTGGCCGATCTTCGTCGGCGCATACGGTCTGCTGGGTTCACTGTTCCCGGATCAGGCCGCGTATGTCGAAGGGCTGTGGACCGGCGATATCAAGTTCAACGACGAGCAGTCGTTGGTCATGTGGGAACGCATGAAGGTCTATGCGCAGAACATGATGGAACGCGGCGCGAGCGGCATCCCCGGTGACGCTGCCCCCGGTCGCTTCGCGTCGGGCGCCGTTGCGATGTTCCCCGGTGGTTCGTGGTACGCCTCGGCGATTGACGCGGCCGAGCCTGATTTCGAGTGGGGATACATCCCCTTCCCGGGCAGTGACGACCCCGAAGCCAACGCAGGCTGGTTTGGCAAGTACGATCAGGGCTGGGCGATCGCGGCCGGCTCGCCGAACGTCGAAGCCTCACTCCTCTACCTGTCGGAGTTCTCCGAGCCGGAGAATTATCAGGCGTTTGCCAATGCCGTTGGATTTATTCCGACGCAGCCGACGGCCACGCTCGATACCCAGATCGGTCAGGAAATCGCCGTCTATCTGGACAACTTCCGCGTGGGATACGAGCAGTACTGGGTGGCACCGACCGGTACCGGCCAGTGGGCATCCCCGTTTGCGTCGTTCTTCGCCCCGTTCAATGAATGGGACGACGCCGCTGAGTTGGCGGATCGGGCGCAGGCTGACCTGCAGTCCGGCCTCGACGAAGTTGCCGGCGACTAA
- a CDS encoding sugar ABC transporter permease: MVYPFGKGWQRWTPYLLIVPGLFFYFLVALGPSLATAVYSFTDARGVAGAPINWVGWENYREFLFAGQAARDNIDALGRTLVFCAVVSSVQFGLGLLVAVLLSQGLPGTRFFRTLFFMPVILGVVIQGLIWTLFLYPLGGPASRIVEALGGYSEFLGGQSAFWWVIVVQIWANMGITMIIFIAGLQTIPTDLYEAAQVDGATRWQSFRHITWPLLTPSVNTNLILNIIGSLQAWQLFLVLIGYRQGTQVLGYVIYAQGFGQTSGSVTNAFRQGYAAAASIVLFLLVLVIGMTTQYVLRRREARLLG; the protein is encoded by the coding sequence ATGGTGTATCCATTCGGCAAAGGTTGGCAGAGGTGGACTCCCTACCTTCTTATCGTACCGGGGCTGTTCTTCTACTTTTTGGTCGCGCTGGGACCTTCGCTTGCAACCGCGGTGTATTCGTTCACGGACGCACGAGGTGTTGCAGGCGCACCGATCAACTGGGTCGGCTGGGAGAACTACCGCGAATTCTTGTTCGCCGGCCAAGCGGCCCGTGACAACATCGATGCGCTGGGGCGTACACTGGTCTTTTGTGCCGTCGTCTCAAGCGTTCAGTTTGGGTTGGGATTGCTGGTGGCGGTGCTCTTGTCGCAAGGGCTGCCGGGGACTCGATTCTTTCGAACACTGTTCTTTATGCCCGTCATCCTTGGCGTGGTCATTCAGGGCTTGATCTGGACGTTGTTCCTCTATCCCCTAGGAGGGCCGGCATCCCGGATAGTGGAGGCGCTCGGCGGCTACTCCGAATTCCTAGGAGGGCAGAGCGCATTCTGGTGGGTGATCGTCGTCCAGATTTGGGCGAACATGGGCATCACCATGATCATCTTCATCGCCGGGCTGCAAACGATCCCGACCGATCTCTATGAGGCGGCACAAGTCGACGGCGCAACGCGCTGGCAAAGCTTCCGGCACATCACATGGCCGCTGCTGACGCCCAGCGTCAACACCAACCTCATCCTCAACATCATCGGTTCCCTGCAAGCGTGGCAGTTGTTCCTCGTGCTCATCGGGTATCGACAGGGTACGCAGGTTCTGGGCTACGTCATCTACGCACAAGGCTTCGGGCAGACGTCCGGCAGCGTTACGAATGCATTTCGTCAGGGATATGCCGCCGCGGCATCGATCGTGTTGTTCTTGCTGGTGCTTGTGATCGGCATGACGACGCAATACGTGCTGCGCCGCAGAGAGGCACGGTTACTCGGATGA